A genomic stretch from Candidatus Hydrogenisulfobacillus filiaventi includes:
- the minC gene encoding Septum site-determining protein MinC, producing the protein MSAKTQGSTGVPGTAATEAAAKPARRSSPPRNGERGTRRSRTPATPTAGTESRRMAAQPPEAGRDPINGWPTLLVRRTLRSGQKVRYVGNVVVLGDVNPGAEITAEGDIVVMGWLRGVVHAGANGDIRATVAAFRLTPTQIRIGPYIARAPDTGDAGPPEAPEVALVRDGRLVIDRWRKSALKFRTP; encoded by the coding sequence GTGAGCGCGAAGACGCAAGGGTCGACCGGAGTCCCCGGCACTGCGGCGACCGAAGCGGCGGCCAAGCCGGCGCGGCGGTCCTCACCCCCCCGGAACGGGGAGCGGGGCACGCGGCGGTCCCGGACTCCGGCGACCCCGACGGCCGGGACGGAATCCCGGCGGATGGCGGCCCAGCCGCCGGAGGCGGGGCGGGATCCTATCAACGGCTGGCCGACCCTGCTGGTCCGGCGCACCTTGCGGTCGGGCCAGAAGGTGCGCTATGTCGGCAACGTGGTGGTGTTGGGCGACGTCAACCCCGGTGCCGAGATTACGGCGGAGGGGGACATTGTGGTAATGGGCTGGCTGCGGGGCGTGGTGCACGCGGGCGCCAACGGCGATATCCGTGCCACGGTGGCGGCCTTCCGCCTCACTCCCACCCAGATCCGGATCGGCCCCTATATCGCCCGCGCGCCCGATACAGGGGACGCGGGGCCGCCGGAAGCCCCGGAGGTGGCCCTGGTGCGGGACGGGCGGCTGGTCATCGATCGCTGGCGCAAGAGTGCGCTCAAATTCCGGACCCCTTGA
- the minD gene encoding ATPase activator of MinC (Evidence 2a : Function from experimental evidences in other organisms; PubMedId : 11886553, 12426398, 12492852, 12492861, 16322744, 16885474, 17513368, 19019154, 28674273, 30092000; Product type cp : cell process): protein MGEAIVITSGKGGVGKTTTTANLGAGLARLDLKVALVDADIGLRNLDVVMGLENRIVYDLVDVVEGFAKLKHALIKDKRFDNLYLLPAAQTRDKTAVTPAQMAELVEALKAEFDYVLIDSPAGIEQGFKNAVAGADQALVVATPEVSSVRDADRIIGLLEAQEKHRPRLIINRLRPAMVKKGDMMDIGDILEILAIDLMGVVPEDETIVVSTNRGEPAVMNPQSRAGEAYRNIVRRLRGEEVPIMKLEDETGFLTRLRKMMGIRG from the coding sequence ATGGGTGAAGCCATAGTCATCACGTCCGGCAAGGGGGGCGTGGGCAAAACCACCACCACCGCCAATCTGGGGGCGGGGCTGGCGCGCCTCGACCTCAAGGTGGCGCTGGTGGATGCCGATATCGGGCTGCGCAATCTGGACGTGGTGATGGGACTCGAAAACCGCATCGTCTACGACCTGGTGGATGTGGTGGAGGGTTTTGCCAAACTCAAGCATGCCCTCATTAAGGACAAGCGGTTCGACAACCTCTATCTGCTGCCTGCCGCCCAGACGCGGGACAAAACCGCCGTTACCCCGGCTCAGATGGCGGAGCTGGTGGAGGCCTTGAAGGCGGAGTTCGATTACGTCCTCATCGATTCCCCCGCCGGCATCGAGCAGGGGTTCAAGAACGCGGTGGCCGGTGCCGACCAGGCGCTGGTGGTGGCCACCCCCGAGGTCTCGTCGGTCCGGGACGCCGACCGCATTATCGGGCTGTTGGAGGCCCAGGAGAAGCACCGGCCCCGCCTCATCATCAACCGGCTGCGCCCGGCGATGGTGAAGAAGGGGGATATGATGGACATCGGCGACATCCTGGAGATCCTGGCCATCGACCTCATGGGGGTGGTGCCCGAGGACGAAACCATTGTGGTGTCCACCAACCGGGGTGAACCGGCGGTCATGAACCCGCAGTCGCGGGCGGGGGAGGCCTATCGCAACATCGTGCGCCGCCTGAGGGGAGAGGAGGTGCCCATCATGAAGCTGGAGGATGAGACCGGCTTCCTGACCCGTCTGCGCAAGATGATGGGCATCCGCGGGTGA
- the minE gene encoding Cell division topological specificity factor, which translates to MDLWSRLFTREDSSKEVAKERLRLVLIQDRASLSARTLEALKGDLLKVISEYLEIDDRGFQVDVARDHNALALVANIPILRVKRTL; encoded by the coding sequence ATGGACCTGTGGTCGCGGCTGTTTACGCGGGAGGACTCCAGTAAGGAAGTGGCCAAGGAGCGCCTGCGCCTGGTGCTGATCCAGGACCGCGCCAGCCTATCGGCCCGTACTCTGGAGGCCCTCAAGGGGGATCTCCTGAAGGTGATTTCCGAGTACCTCGAGATCGACGACCGCGGGTTTCAGGTGGATGTGGCGCGCGACCACAACGCCCTGGCTCTGGTCGCCAACATTCCCATCCTGCGCGTGAAGCGCACCCTGT